The nucleotide sequence cctgcttcaactccatctcctcctgcttcaacttcattaccccctgcttcaattccatcacctccagcttcaactccatcaactcctgcttcaactccatcacatcctgcttcaacttaatcacgacctgcttcaactccatcacctcctgcttcaactccatcacctcctgcttcaactccatcacatcctgcttcagcttcatcacctcctgcttcaactccatcacctccggcttcaactccatcacctcctgcttcagcgtcatcacctcctgcttcaactccatcacctcctgcttcagcgtcatcagctcctgcttcaactcaatcacctcctgcttcagcgtcatcacctcctgcttcaactccatcacctcctgcttcatctccatcacaccctgcttcaactacatcacctcctgcttcaactccatcacctcctgcttcatctccatcacaccctgcttcaactccatcacctcctgcttcaactccatcacctcctgcttcagctccatcacctcctgcttcaactccatcacttcctgcttcaactgcatcatctcctgcttcaactgcatcacctccagcttcaactgcatcacctcctgcttcaactccatcacctccggcttcatctccattacctcctgcttcaaatccatcacatcctgcttcaacttaatcaccacctgcttcaactccatcacctcctgcttcaactccatcaccccctgcttcaactacatcacctgctgcttcaactccatcacctcctgcttcaactccatcaactcctgcttcaaatccatcacatcctgcttaatcaccacctgcttcaactccatcacctcctgcttcaactccatcaccccctgcttcaactccatcacctcctgcttcaaatccatcacctcctgcttcaaatgcatctcctcctgcttcaactccatcacctcctgctacaactTAATCACATCCTGCTtctactccatcacctcctgcttcaactccatcacctcctgcttcaagtgcatctcctcctgcttcaactccatcaccccctgcttcaactccctcacctcctgcttcaactccctcacctcctgcttcaactccatcacctcctgcttcaactccatcacctcatgctgcaactccatcacctcctgcttcaactccattacctcctgcttcaactccatcacttcctgcttcaactgcattacctcctgctgcaactccatctcctcctgcttcaacttcattaccccctgcttcaattccatcacctccagcttcaactccatcaactcctgcttcaaccccatcacatcctgcttcaacttaatcacgacctgcttcaactccatcacctcctgcttctactccatcacctcctgcttcaactccatcacctcctgcttcagcttcatcacctcttgcttcaactccatcacctccggcttcaactccatcacctcctgcttcagcgtcatcacctcctgcttcaactccatcacctcctgcttcagcgtcatcagctcctgcttcaactcaatcacctcctgcttcagcgtcatcacctcctgcttcaactccatctcctcctgcttcaacttcattacccctgcttcaattccatcacctccagcttcaactccttcaactcctgcttcaactccatcacatcctgcttcaacttaatcacgacctgcttcaactccatcacctcctgcttcaactccatcacctcctgcttcaactccatcacctcctgcttcagcttcatcacctcctgcttcaactccatcacctccggcttcaactccatcacctcctgcttcagcgtcatcacctcctgcttcaactccatcacctcctgcttcagcgtcatcagctcctgcttcaactacatcacctcctgcttcaactccatcacctcctgcttcatctccatcacaccctgcttcaactccatcacctcctgcttcaactccatcacctcctgcttcagctccatcacctcctgcttcaactccatcacttcctgcttcaactgcatcatctcctgcttcaactgcatcacctccagcttcaactgcatcacctcctgcttcaactccatcacctccggcttcaactccattacctcctgcttcaaatccatcacatcctgcttcaacttaatcgccacctgcttcaactccatcacctcctgcttcaactccatcaccccctgcttcaactacatcacctgctgcttcaactccatcacctcctgcttcaactccatcaactcctgcttcaaatccatcacatcctgcttaatcaccacctgcttcaactccatcacctcctgcttcaactccatcaccctctgcttcaactccatcacctcctgcttcaactccatcacctcctgcttcaaatgcatctcctcctgcttcaactccatcacctcctgctacaactTAATCACATCCTGCTtctactccatcacctcctgcttcaactccatcacctcctgcttcaagtgcatctcctcctgcttcaactccatcaccccctgcttcaaatccatcacctcctgcttcaactccatcacctcctgcttcaagtgcatctcctcctgcttcaactccatcacctcctgcttcaactccatcacatcctgcttcaagtgcatctcctcctgcttcaactccatcacccactgcttcaactacatcatatCCCCcttcaactcaatcacctcctgcttcaattccatcacctcctgcttcaactccatcacatcctgcttcaacttcatccccTCCTGCTTCCacgccatcacctcctgcttcaactccctcgcctcctgcttcaactccatcacctcctgcttcaactccatcacgtcctgattcaaatccatcacatcctgcttcaacttcatcacctcctgcttcaactccatcaccccctgcttcaacttaatcaccacctgcttcaactccatcacctcctgcttcaactccatcacctcctgcttcaaatccatcacccctgcttcagctccttcacatcctgcttgaaatccgtcacatcctgcttcaacttcatcacctcctgcttcaactccctcacctcctgcttcaactccctcacctcctgcttcaactccatcacctcatgctgcaactccatcacctcctgcttcaactccattacctcctgcttcaactccatcacttcctgcttcaactgcattacctcctgctgcaactccatctcctcctgcttcaacttcattaccccctgcttcaattccatcacctccagcttcaactccatcaactcctgcttcaaccccatcacatcctgcttcaacttaatcacgacctgcttcaactccatcatctcctgcttctactccatcacctcctgcttcaactccatcacctcctgcttcagcttcatcacctcttgcttcaactccatcacctccggcttcaactccatcacctcctgcttcagcgtcatcacctcctgcttcaactccatcacctcctgcttcagcgtcatcagctcctgcttcaactcaatcacctcctgcttcagcgtcatcacctcctgcttcaactccatctcctcctgcttcaacttcattacccctgcttcaattccatcacctccagcttcaactccatcaactcctgcttcaactccatcacatcctgcttcaacttaatcacgacctgcttcaactccatcacctcctgcttcaactccatcacctcctgcttcaactccatcacctcctgcttcagcttcatcacctcctgcttcaactccatcacctccggcttcaactccatcacctcctgcttcagcgtcatcacctactgcttcaactccatcacctactgcttcagcgtcatcagctcctgcttcaactacatcacctcctgcttcaactccatcacctcctgcttcatctccatcacaccctgcttcaactccatcacctcctgcttcaattccatcacctcctgcttcagctccatcacctcctgcttcaactccatcacttcctgcttcaactgcatcatctcctgcttcaactgcatcacctccagcttcaactgcatcacctcctgcttcaactccatcacctccggcttcaactccattacctcctgcttcaaatccatcacatcctgcttcaacttaatcgccacctgcttcaactccatcacctcctgcttcaactccatcaccccctgcttcaactacatcacctgctgcttcaactccatcacctcctgcttcaactccatcaactcctgcttcaaatccatcacatcctgcttaatcaccacctgcttcaactccatcacctcctgcttcaactccatcaccctctgcttcaactccatcacctcctgcttcaactccatcacctcctgcttcaaatgcatctcctcctgcttcaactccatcacctcctgctacaactTAATCACATCCTGCTtctactccatcacctcctgcttcaactccatcacctcctgcttcaagtgcatctcctcctgcttcaactccatcaccccctgcttcaaatccatcacctcctgcttcaactccatcacctcctgcttcaagtgcatctcctcctgcttcaactccatcacctcctgcttcaactccatcacctcctgcttcaagtgcatctcctcctgcttcaactccatcacccactgcttcaactacatcatatCCCCcttcaactcaatcacctcctgcttcaattccatcacctcctgcttcaactccatcacatcctgcttcaacttcatccccTCCTGCTTCCacgccatcacctcctgcttcaactccctcgcctcctgcttcaactccatcacctcctgcttcaactccatcacctcctgattcaactacatcacctcctgcatcaacttgatcacctcctgcttcaactccatcacctcctgcttcaaatccatcacctcctgcttcaacttcatcacctcctgcttcaacttcatcaactcctgcttcaTCTCTTTCacatcctgcatcaactccatcacctcctgcttcaactccatcacctcctgcttcaactgaatcacctcttgcttcaactccataaactcctgcttcaactccttcacatcctgcttgaaatccgtCACATCCGGCTTCAACTCCCACACCTCCTGctacaactccctcacctcctgcttcaactccatcacctcatgcttcaactccatcaccgcctgcttcaactccattacctcctgcttcaactccatcacctcctgcttcaactgcattaactcctgcttcaactccatcacctcctgcttcaaatccatcacatcctgcttgaactccatcagctcctgcttcaactccatctcatcatgcttcaactccatcacttcctgcttcaaatccatcacttcctgcttcaacttaatcaccacctgcttcaactccatcacctcctgcttcaactccatcaactcctgcttcaaatccatcacatcctgcttcaacttcatcacctcctgcttcaactccatcaccccctgcttcaacttaatcaccacctgcttcaactccatcacctcctgcttcaactccatcacctcctgcttcaaatccatcacccctgcttcagctccttcacatcctgcttgaaatccgtcacatcctgcttcaacttcatcacctcctgcttcaactccctcacctcctgcttcaactccctcacctcctgcttcaactccatcacctcatgctgcaactccatcacctcctgcttcaactccatttcctcctgcttcaactccatcacctcctgcttcaactgcattacctcctgcttcaactccatcacctcctgcttcaactccattacttcctgcttcaactccatcacctcctgcttcaactccattacctcctgcttcaactccatcacctcctgcttcaactgcattacctcctgcttcaactccatcaccacctgcttcaaatccatcacatcctgcatcaactccatcacctcctgcttaaactccatcacctccttcttcaactgcattacctcctgcttcaactccatcacctcctgcttcaaatccctcacatcctgcttcaactacatcagctcctgcttcaactccatctcatcatgcttcaactccatcacctcctgcttccaatCCATCACAgcctgcttcaacttaatcaccacctgcttcaactccatcacctcctgcttcaactccatcaactcctgcttcaaatccatcacataCTGATTCAActtcatcaccacctgcttcaactccatcacctcctgcttcaactccatcaactcctgcttcaaatccatcacatcctgcttcaacttcataacctcctgcttcaactccatcaccccctgcttcaacataATCacaacctgcttcaactccatcacctcctgcttcaactccatcacctcctgcttcaactccatcacccactgcttcaactccatcacctcctgcttcaaatccatcacctcctgcttcaagtgcttctcatcctgcttcaactccatcacctccagcttcagcttcattacctcctgtttcaactccatcacctccggcttcaactccatcacctcacgcttcaactccatcacctcctgcttcaactccataaactcctgcttcaactccatcacatcctgcttcaactccattaccccctgcttcaactccatcaccgcctgcttcaaatccatcacctgctgcttcaactccatcacctcctgcttcaactccatcacatccggcttcaacttcattaccccctgcttcaactccatcacctcctgcttcaactccatcacctcctgcttcaactccatcacctcctgcttcaactccatcagctcctgcttcaactccatcacaccctgcttcaacttcatcagctcctgcttcaaatccatcacatcctgcttcaacttaatcaccacctgcttcaactccatcacctcctgcttcaactacatcaccccctgcttcaacgacatcacctactgcttcaactccatcacaccctgcttcaactccatcacctcctacttcaactccatcacctcctgcttcaaaagcatctcctccttcttcaactccatcacctcctgcttcaacttaatcacatcctgcttcaactccatcacctcctgcttcaactccatcacctcctgcttcaagtgcatctcctcctgcttcaactccatcacctcctgcttcaacgccatcacatcctgcttcaacttcatcacatcctgcttcaactccatcacctcctgcttcaactccctcgcctcctgcttcaactccatcacctcctgcttcaactccatcacgtcctgattcATATACATCTCCTCATTCTTCGACttgatcacttcctgcttcaactccgtcacctccagcttcaaatccatcacctccagcttcaacttcatcacctcctgcttcagcttcatcacctcctgcttcatctccttcACCtccttgcttcaactccatcacctcctgcttcaattccatcacctcctgcttcaactccttcacaTCCTACTTGAAATccgtcacatcctgcttcaacttcatcacctcctgattcaaatccctcacctcctgcttcaactccatcacctcctgcttcaactccatcacctcctgcttcaagtgcatctcctcctgcttcaactccatcaccccctgcttcaactccatcacctcctgcttcaactccatcacctcctgcttcaagtgcatctcctcatgcttcaactccatcacctcctgcttcaactccatcacctcctgcttcaagtgcatctcctcctgattcaactccatcaccccctgcttcaactacatcacatcctgcttcaacctcatcacctcctgcttcaactccatcacctcctgcttcaactccatcacatcctgcttcaacttcatcacatcctgcttcaactccatcacctcctgcttcaactccctcgcctcctgcttcaactccatcacctcctgcttcaactccatcacgtcctgattcaactacatcacctcctgcttcaacttgatcacctcctgcttcaactccgtcacctcctgcttcaaatccatcacctcctgcttcaacttcatcacctcctgcttcaacttcatcacatcctgcttcaacttcatcacatcctgcttcaactccatcacctcctgcttcaactccctcgcctcctgcttcaactccatcacctcctgcttcaactccatcacgtcctgattcaactacatcacctcctgcttcaactccatcacctcctgcttcaactccatcacctcctgcttcaactccttcacatcctgcttgaagtccgtcacatcctgcttcaacttcatcacctcctgcttcaactccatcacctcctgcttcaactccctgacctcctgcttcaactccatcacctcatgctgcaactccatcacctcctgcttcaactccattacctcctgcttcaactccatcacttcctgcttcaactgcattacctcctgctgcaacttcatcacctcctgcttcaactccattacttcctgcttcaactccatcacctcctgcttcaactccaatatgtcctgcttcagctccatcacctcctgcttcaactgcattacctcctgcttcaactccatcacctcctgcttcaaatccatcacatcctgcagcaactccatcacctcctgcttaaactccatcacctccttcttcaactgcattacctcctgcttcaactccatcacctcctgcttcaaatccatcacatcctgcttcaactccatcagctcctgcttcaactccatctcatcatgcttcaactccatcacctcctgcttcaaatccatcacatcctgcttcaacttaatcaccacctgcttcaactccatcacctcctgcttcaactccatcaactcctgcttcaattccatcacataCTGATTCAACTTCATcagcacctgcttcaactccatcacctcctgcttcaactccatcaactcctgcttcaaatccatcacatcctgcttcaacttcatcacctcctgcttcaactccatcaccccctgcttcaact is from Heterodontus francisci isolate sHetFra1 unplaced genomic scaffold, sHetFra1.hap1 HAP1_SCAFFOLD_844, whole genome shotgun sequence and encodes:
- the LOC137362470 gene encoding uncharacterized protein PF3D7_1120000-like yields the protein MELKQAVMELKHEVMELKQEDVKELKQEFMELKQEVIQLKQEVMELKQEVMELMQDVKEMKQELMKLKQEVMKLKQEVMDLKQEVMELKQEVMELKQEARELKQEVMAWKQEGMKLKQDVMELKQEVMELKQEVIELKGDMM